The Thermomicrobiales bacterium genome includes a region encoding these proteins:
- a CDS encoding fumarylacetoacetate hydrolase family protein has product MRRVRFAADGEIHEGESIEQDTVLRGNAGRLYNPADVVWLPPVKPGKVVGLALNYADHAEELGLASPEEPALFFKPLTSLIGNGAPVIAPPNVEYMHYEVELAVVIGRGGRKIRQSEAMDHVLGYTIANDVTVRDFVHNFYRPPVKAKGFDTFGPLGPYLVIDEVDDPNNLELRAFVNGELRQTGTTSLFVRDIPTLIEYISDFMSLEPNDVILTGTPKGISHIYPGDVMRLEVDGLGALENPVIADAS; this is encoded by the coding sequence ATGCGACGAGTTCGATTTGCGGCTGATGGCGAGATTCACGAAGGTGAGTCAATCGAACAGGATACGGTGCTGCGCGGCAACGCCGGCCGACTGTACAACCCGGCCGATGTCGTCTGGCTGCCACCGGTGAAGCCGGGCAAGGTCGTTGGTCTGGCACTCAACTATGCTGACCACGCAGAAGAGCTCGGGCTTGCTTCGCCGGAAGAGCCCGCCCTGTTCTTCAAGCCGTTGACCTCGCTGATCGGCAACGGCGCGCCGGTCATTGCGCCGCCGAACGTTGAGTACATGCACTATGAAGTCGAGCTGGCCGTCGTCATCGGTCGTGGTGGACGCAAGATCCGCCAGAGTGAGGCGATGGACCACGTGCTCGGCTACACGATCGCGAATGACGTCACTGTTCGCGACTTCGTGCACAACTTCTATCGCCCGCCGGTGAAGGCCAAGGGCTTCGACACGTTCGGCCCGCTCGGCCCGTACCTCGTAATCGACGAAGTTGACGACCCGAACAATCTGGAGCTGCGAGCATTCGTCAATGGCGAGCTTCGCCAGACCGGTACGACGTCGCTCTTCGTCCGCGACATTCCGACGTTGATCGAGTACATCAGCGATTTCATGTCGCTGGAGCCGAATGATGTCATCCTGACCGGCACGCCGAAGGGGATCAGTCACATCTATCCGGGCGATGTCATGCGGCTTGAGGTCGACGGTTTGGGTGCGCTTGAGAATCCAGTGATTGCAGACGCATCCTGA
- a CDS encoding RidA family protein has protein sequence MATNSRELFSTGTVWEREVGYSRAIKLGDRIFVSGTTATLPSGELAGIGDAYIQTKQTIENIRLALEQAGATLADLIRYRVYLTRREDVEDACRALGEAFLDTRPTGTLIGISWLIDPRMLIEIDAEAIINNTGADESRA, from the coding sequence ATGGCAACGAATAGCCGCGAACTGTTTAGCACCGGTACCGTCTGGGAACGCGAGGTTGGTTACTCCCGAGCGATCAAGCTTGGTGATCGGATTTTCGTTTCCGGCACGACAGCGACGCTGCCTTCCGGAGAGCTGGCCGGCATTGGTGACGCGTACATTCAGACGAAGCAGACGATCGAGAATATTCGTCTCGCGCTGGAGCAAGCCGGAGCAACACTGGCAGATCTCATCCGTTATCGCGTCTATCTGACCCGACGAGAGGATGTAGAAGATGCCTGCCGAGCGCTTGGCGAAGCGTTTCTCGACACTCGACCGACCGGCACATTGATTGGGATTTCCTGGCTGATTGACCCGCGTATGCTGATTGAGATAGACGCCGAGGCAATCATCAACAACACAGGCGCTGACGAAAGCCGAGCATAG
- a CDS encoding flavin reductase family protein — MNSPGTVDPGSFRRAVGQFATGVTVITVQHGGHVHGMTANSFTSVSLEPPLVLFCVIKTARMARMLPDVEGFAVNILSDRQLEISRQFAGANKEQAARTVTLEQGQIAPLLPGSLAAMSCRTTAVHEGGDHWIVVGEVVALHEPTTSLQGPLAFFRSRYCDLVEPSTPAEAADRWANADMRIYHDEWSAGDLSDPAERQDPPW, encoded by the coding sequence ATGAACTCCCCAGGAACTGTCGATCCGGGATCGTTTCGTCGCGCTGTAGGGCAGTTCGCGACCGGCGTGACCGTGATCACGGTTCAGCACGGCGGCCATGTCCACGGTATGACGGCGAATTCCTTTACTTCGGTTTCGCTCGAACCCCCGCTTGTCCTGTTCTGCGTCATCAAGACGGCGCGAATGGCGCGGATGCTTCCTGATGTCGAAGGCTTCGCGGTCAACATTCTCAGCGACCGCCAGCTTGAGATCTCTCGCCAGTTCGCTGGTGCAAACAAGGAGCAGGCCGCGCGAACAGTGACGCTCGAGCAGGGTCAGATCGCGCCGCTGTTGCCCGGTTCGCTGGCCGCGATGTCGTGCCGGACGACGGCAGTGCACGAGGGCGGCGACCACTGGATTGTCGTTGGCGAAGTCGTCGCGCTTCACGAGCCGACGACGAGTCTCCAGGGGCCGCTCGCGTTCTTCCGCTCGCGGTATTGCGATCTGGTCGAGCCATCGACACCGGCCGAGGCGGCCGACCGATGGGCGAACGCGGACATGCGCATTTATCACGACGAGTGGAGTGCCGGGGATCTCAGTGATCCCGCAGAAAGGCAAGACCCACCATGGTGA
- the hpaB gene encoding 4-hydroxyphenylacetate 3-monooxygenase, oxygenase component codes for MGARTGQQYIDGLKQQPREVYIEGERVSDVTEHRAFRNVIQSIAHLYDMQHDAEHRDNLTYESPDTGERVGTAFLQPRTRADLQRRGKAFKTWADYSHGMLGRTPDYLSSSLMAFSGAHDYFGTNNPDFGKNVEAYYRKAREEDLCLTHTLINPQANRSVGPSQQADPYLSARVVEEKDDGIVIRGARMLATLGPIADEIEVFPSTVVKADPADSPYAFGFVIPCGAPGLKFLCRETYDLGRSKHDHPLGSRFEEMDAVVIFDDVFVPWERVFLYGDPELANGAFGATNAVIHMAHQVIAKNIAKTEFMLGLASTIIDTIAIEPFQHVHEKVAEIIIGLECMRALKATAENDAQLDRWGIMTPAREPLDAARNLYPRLYPRFAEIIQQLSASGLMATPTEADINGEMGPSIDRFLTAARADARDRVALFRLAWDTAASSFGSRQVLYERFFFGDPVRMAGALFNSYDRTPYMNMIREFIAEGREASMSDKGTSG; via the coding sequence ATGGGCGCACGAACCGGCCAGCAATACATCGATGGCCTGAAACAACAGCCTCGTGAGGTGTATATCGAGGGCGAGCGGGTGAGTGATGTCACGGAGCATCGCGCGTTTCGCAATGTCATTCAGAGCATCGCGCATCTCTACGACATGCAGCACGATGCGGAGCATCGCGACAATCTCACCTACGAATCGCCGGATACGGGGGAGCGAGTTGGCACAGCCTTTCTGCAACCGCGTACGCGGGCCGATCTACAGCGTCGGGGCAAAGCATTCAAGACCTGGGCGGACTATTCGCACGGGATGCTCGGGCGAACTCCGGATTACCTGAGCTCGTCGCTGATGGCCTTTTCCGGAGCCCATGATTATTTCGGTACGAACAATCCGGACTTCGGCAAGAACGTCGAAGCGTACTATCGCAAGGCACGCGAAGAAGATCTCTGCCTGACGCACACGCTCATCAACCCGCAGGCAAACCGCTCAGTGGGACCGTCGCAACAAGCTGATCCGTATTTGTCGGCACGTGTGGTTGAGGAGAAGGACGACGGCATCGTCATCCGCGGCGCGCGCATGCTGGCGACGCTCGGCCCGATTGCGGACGAAATCGAGGTCTTCCCATCGACCGTCGTGAAGGCTGATCCAGCAGACTCTCCGTACGCGTTCGGATTCGTGATTCCATGCGGCGCGCCAGGGCTGAAGTTCCTGTGCCGCGAGACCTACGATCTCGGGCGCTCAAAGCACGACCATCCGCTGGGATCGCGCTTTGAAGAGATGGATGCGGTCGTCATCTTCGACGACGTGTTCGTGCCGTGGGAGCGTGTGTTCCTGTATGGCGATCCGGAGCTGGCCAACGGTGCGTTCGGTGCGACGAACGCCGTCATCCATATGGCCCATCAGGTGATCGCGAAGAACATCGCCAAAACCGAGTTCATGCTCGGGCTGGCCAGCACGATCATCGACACGATCGCGATCGAGCCCTTCCAGCACGTCCACGAGAAGGTCGCCGAGATCATCATTGGTCTGGAGTGCATGCGCGCCCTGAAGGCGACCGCCGAGAACGACGCGCAGCTCGATCGCTGGGGCATCATGACACCGGCGCGAGAGCCGCTCGATGCGGCCCGCAATCTCTATCCCCGGCTCTATCCGCGCTTCGCTGAGATCATCCAGCAGCTTTCTGCCAGCGGCCTTATGGCCACGCCGACCGAGGCAGACATCAATGGCGAGATGGGTCCGTCGATCGATCGATTCCTGACCGCAGCCAGAGCCGACGCTCGCGATCGGGTGGCGCTCTTCCGCCTGGCCTGGGATACGGCAGCATCGTCATTTGGTTCGCGGCAGGTGTTGTACGAGCGCTTCTTCTTCGGCGACCCGGTTCGTATGGCCGGCGCGCTGTTCAATTCCTATGATCGCACGCCGTATATGAATATGATTCGAGAGTTCATCGCCGAGGGCCGCGAGGCATCGATGTCAGATAAAGGAACGAGCGGATGA
- a CDS encoding sigma-54 dependent transcriptional regulator → MARILVADDDAGIRSLLRELFEDEGFDVEEVTNGATIIEEISADDPPDLVIMDVRMPDVSGLDVLRKLSDTRDGPFPIIVMTAYGSASTAIDAIQFGAYDYVTKPFDLDDVLLRVQRFFERQALANEVQKLRALAERDPNEYIIGNSPAMQEVFKSIGRVARTDSTVLITGETGSGKELVATTIHRNSGYAHGPLVKVNCAALPETLLESELFGHEKGAFTGAIAQKKGHFERANRGTIFLDEIGEMTLSTQKKLLRVLQEREFERVGGTVPVKVDVRVITATNKNLPQEVRDGQFREDLYFRLNVIEIYLPPLRERRDDIPLLVEHFLHKHRISSSASPTQISAGAMRTLIDHDWPGNVRELENTIERAIVMAQGGIITEDLITFSSTDQGHFIDIASTVRNRTPMQEVLQDVERQMIREALRQSSGDRVAAASLLDLSLDELTEKLNNYGISLETSVV, encoded by the coding sequence ATGGCTCGAATACTGGTAGCGGATGACGACGCCGGTATCCGATCGCTCCTTCGCGAACTGTTCGAAGACGAGGGCTTCGATGTCGAGGAGGTGACGAACGGCGCGACAATCATTGAGGAAATCTCTGCTGACGACCCGCCTGATCTGGTCATCATGGACGTGCGCATGCCGGATGTCAGCGGCCTCGACGTTCTGCGCAAGCTAAGCGACACACGCGATGGCCCGTTTCCGATCATTGTCATGACTGCCTACGGCTCCGCTTCCACCGCCATCGATGCAATCCAGTTCGGTGCCTATGATTATGTCACCAAGCCATTTGATCTGGATGACGTTCTCCTGCGCGTGCAGCGGTTCTTTGAGCGCCAGGCGCTGGCCAACGAGGTGCAGAAGCTTCGTGCGCTCGCCGAGCGCGATCCCAATGAATACATCATCGGCAACAGCCCGGCGATGCAGGAAGTCTTCAAGTCCATTGGCCGCGTCGCGCGCACAGATTCGACGGTGCTGATTACCGGCGAAACCGGCTCCGGCAAGGAGCTGGTTGCGACGACGATTCACCGCAACTCCGGCTATGCGCACGGCCCGCTGGTGAAGGTCAACTGCGCGGCTCTGCCGGAGACGTTGCTTGAGAGCGAGCTCTTCGGCCACGAAAAGGGCGCGTTCACCGGTGCGATTGCCCAGAAGAAAGGCCACTTCGAGCGCGCCAATCGGGGCACGATCTTTCTGGATGAGATCGGCGAAATGACGCTCTCAACCCAGAAGAAGCTGCTGCGTGTGCTGCAGGAGCGCGAGTTCGAACGTGTCGGCGGGACCGTGCCAGTCAAGGTCGATGTCCGCGTGATCACGGCAACGAACAAGAACCTGCCCCAGGAAGTGCGTGATGGCCAGTTCCGCGAGGATCTGTATTTCCGTCTGAACGTCATTGAGATCTATCTTCCGCCGCTGCGTGAGCGGCGCGACGACATTCCGTTGCTGGTGGAGCACTTTCTGCACAAGCACCGCATCAGCTCGTCCGCTAGCCCAACGCAAATCTCAGCCGGCGCGATGCGGACGCTCATCGATCACGACTGGCCCGGCAATGTCCGCGAACTGGAGAACACGATCGAACGTGCGATTGTCATGGCACAGGGCGGAATCATCACCGAAGACCTGATCACGTTCTCATCGACCGATCAGGGGCACTTCATCGACATCGCCAGCACGGTGCGCAACCGAACGCCGATGCAGGAAGTCCTTCAGGATGTCGAACGCCAGATGATCCGTGAGGCTCTGCGCCAGTCGAGCGGCGATCGTGTTGCCGCAGCCAGCCTGCTGGACTTGAGTCTTGACGAGCTGACGGAGAAGCTGAACAACTACGGCATTTCACTCGAAACGTCGGTCGTGTAG
- the aroB gene encoding 3-dehydroquinate synthase, protein MPDVPERVVLIGPSGAGKSSIARALGERLGKPVIDTDDELSERIGMPITEFFARYGEPAFRAIEREVVAQACQQGPAVIATGGGAVLFDENWAVWRPNSVVVGLSADPETLVGRVTRQTGADGERAERPLLAGNAEERIRALVAQRSALYAQADVTIDTSALDHAAAIEAVVRAVMQHSAGGLSPRLSLLTPSGRSDIYVGRGVRSQLGQTIHQRWPRSRRAWVVSDENVAARWADEVCESLERDGLRADLLVVQPGETTKSLTDVERLCKQMTEGGATRRDVVIALGGGVVGDLAGFVASICLRGLALVQVPTSLLAMVDSSVGGKTGVNLPAGKNLAGAFYQPGVVLIDPAFLDSLPQAEYRSGMAEVIKHSLIQPSTPLGGTTLLETLQEVELDPLPAEQVEEILALNVAIKASVVAADEREAGLRMVLNFGHTAGHAIEADGYRYRHGEAIGLGLLTIIGAAVAMGRVPETDLDRVRALLNRAGLPTDLETDIEQVLSNLTHDKKNVDGAIHWVLPVRDGGVELETDVAIDDVRRSLLALTRE, encoded by the coding sequence ATGCCTGACGTGCCGGAGCGAGTAGTGCTCATCGGTCCCAGTGGAGCCGGAAAATCGTCCATCGCCCGTGCCCTGGGTGAGCGCCTGGGCAAGCCGGTGATCGACACCGATGATGAGCTCAGCGAACGAATCGGGATGCCGATCACCGAGTTCTTCGCACGCTACGGAGAGCCGGCGTTCCGTGCTATTGAGCGAGAGGTCGTCGCGCAGGCGTGCCAGCAGGGCCCAGCAGTTATTGCGACGGGTGGCGGCGCGGTGCTCTTCGACGAAAACTGGGCCGTCTGGCGTCCGAACAGCGTTGTCGTTGGCCTGTCGGCTGATCCGGAGACCCTCGTCGGTCGCGTGACGCGCCAGACCGGGGCGGACGGGGAGCGTGCCGAACGGCCGCTACTGGCCGGCAACGCTGAGGAGCGTATTCGCGCGCTCGTAGCGCAGCGCTCAGCGCTCTACGCGCAGGCCGATGTCACCATCGATACCTCCGCTCTTGATCACGCTGCGGCTATTGAGGCCGTTGTGCGAGCTGTCATGCAGCATTCTGCCGGTGGGCTCAGTCCGCGATTGTCGCTGCTGACGCCGTCTGGACGCTCAGACATTTACGTTGGCCGCGGGGTGCGCAGTCAGCTCGGGCAGACGATCCATCAGCGCTGGCCGCGCTCGCGCCGCGCCTGGGTGGTGTCCGACGAGAATGTGGCCGCGCGCTGGGCTGACGAAGTTTGCGAGTCGCTGGAGCGAGACGGACTGCGGGCCGATCTGCTCGTTGTGCAGCCCGGCGAGACGACCAAGAGCCTGACCGACGTAGAACGCCTCTGCAAACAGATGACCGAAGGAGGTGCGACGCGGCGGGATGTCGTGATCGCGCTGGGCGGCGGTGTCGTCGGCGATCTGGCCGGGTTTGTGGCGAGCATTTGTCTTCGCGGTCTGGCGCTGGTCCAGGTGCCGACGTCGCTCCTGGCGATGGTCGATTCCAGCGTCGGCGGTAAGACCGGCGTCAACCTGCCGGCCGGTAAGAACCTGGCCGGGGCGTTCTATCAGCCCGGAGTTGTATTGATCGATCCTGCGTTCCTCGATTCGTTGCCACAGGCTGAATACCGATCCGGCATGGCCGAGGTCATCAAGCACTCGTTGATCCAGCCGAGCACGCCGCTTGGTGGAACGACGCTGCTGGAGACGCTGCAGGAGGTCGAGCTGGATCCGCTCCCGGCGGAGCAGGTTGAGGAGATTCTGGCGCTGAACGTCGCAATCAAAGCATCGGTTGTCGCTGCTGACGAGCGCGAGGCTGGACTGCGGATGGTGCTCAATTTCGGCCACACCGCCGGTCACGCGATCGAGGCCGACGGCTATCGCTACCGCCACGGCGAGGCGATCGGCTTGGGATTGCTGACTATCATTGGTGCAGCCGTCGCGATGGGTCGCGTGCCGGAGACGGACCTGGATCGCGTCCGGGCGCTCCTGAATCGCGCTGGCTTGCCAACGGACCTTGAGACGGACATCGAGCAGGTGCTGAGTAATCTGACGCATGATAAGAAGAATGTCGACGGCGCGATTCACTGGGTGTTGCCGGTCCGCGACGGTGGGGTTGAGCTCGAAACCGACGTCGCAATCGACGATGTGCGGCGTAGCTTGCTCGCTTTGACCAGGGAATAG
- a CDS encoding WYL domain-containing protein has translation MQETRRIARLLEIISFIQGSPRRWSRKRLADEFEVSERSITSDLQVIRHGLGWDLRVEPGGGYYFGRSVPRLPSVSYSIPEALSLLLAVEAGFSYGGVQQEELSAAVRRLTSVFPKDLRRIVEHLEQGSPPQTDGRRTQALTKVLSAISNGRRLHLVYKVASRGGDMTERDVDPYGIVPYERTWHLIGYCHLRQTVRVFKVDRIRSIEILPQSFVAPVDFNTERFLASGWGLMRGLDLPVDKVALRFTPPAADWVAEGEWFEGEHIEHEPDGSVVYRATIQVTPEFQRWVLRYGQMVEVNSPDHLRDWIVAEARATIERTSTKA, from the coding sequence GTGCAGGAAACACGACGGATTGCTCGCCTGCTTGAAATCATCTCGTTCATCCAGGGGTCACCGAGGCGGTGGTCCCGGAAGCGTCTGGCCGACGAGTTCGAAGTCTCGGAGCGTTCGATCACCAGCGATCTGCAGGTCATTCGCCATGGCCTCGGATGGGATTTGCGCGTCGAGCCCGGCGGAGGCTACTACTTTGGCAGGTCGGTTCCTCGGCTACCGTCGGTCAGTTATTCGATCCCGGAAGCACTTTCACTACTGCTGGCCGTAGAGGCCGGCTTCAGTTACGGCGGCGTGCAGCAGGAGGAGCTCAGTGCTGCGGTCAGGCGTCTCACGTCCGTGTTCCCAAAAGACTTGCGACGCATCGTCGAGCACCTTGAACAGGGCTCGCCCCCGCAGACGGATGGCCGCCGAACGCAGGCGCTCACGAAGGTTCTGTCGGCAATTTCAAACGGTCGGCGGCTGCATCTTGTCTACAAGGTCGCCTCACGCGGCGGTGACATGACCGAGCGTGATGTAGATCCCTACGGCATCGTGCCCTACGAGCGCACATGGCACCTGATTGGCTACTGCCATTTGCGCCAGACGGTCCGTGTGTTCAAGGTGGATCGCATTCGCAGCATCGAGATACTGCCGCAGAGTTTCGTCGCGCCGGTCGATTTCAATACAGAGCGGTTCCTGGCCTCGGGCTGGGGGCTGATGCGCGGTCTTGATCTGCCGGTGGACAAAGTGGCGCTGCGTTTTACGCCACCTGCGGCCGACTGGGTCGCCGAGGGCGAATGGTTCGAGGGCGAGCACATCGAGCACGAGCCGGACGGATCGGTCGTTTATCGGGCCACCATTCAGGTAACACCCGAATTCCAGCGCTGGGTTCTCCGCTACGGGCAAATGGTGGAGGTAAACTCGCCCGATCATTTGCGCGACTGGATCGTTGCCGAAGCGCGCGCGACGATAGAACGGACTAGCACCAAGGCCTGA
- a CDS encoding glycosyltransferase family 4 protein, translating into MSRHLVVVTPWLPTPPEFGGALRSFHLIRELSRTHEVTILCPITDADDLELDTLRALGNITCVPHPWTPRHPANRTKRRLQVRSISSRKSFVELSTWSESMQGVLDRLFLTRNIDCILYESTRTALFQPPRPCPTVIDAHDVEAELLLRVARNADSDIERSLKLAEARKVTQLERRLWRSADVVVATSDRDAASIAAASGATTRVVPNGTDVAAFARPTDAERRNDIVFTGVMRHQPNSDAARWYLDEIEPLVRERMPGARTVFVGADPPDWLLARATDEVVVTGRVADIRPWLWSAAVAIVPLRSGGGTRLKIFEALAAGAPVVSTTIGAEGIPGIDRTTLLADEPQAFANAVVTAMADPEQAQILRDNGAQLVREYDWSTISMRMNEAIDTAIEHGQRREQAGQHTPIDWSGRLWKRG; encoded by the coding sequence ATGAGCCGACATCTGGTTGTCGTGACGCCGTGGCTGCCGACGCCGCCGGAGTTTGGCGGTGCCCTGCGCTCGTTTCATCTTATTCGCGAACTCTCGCGCACCCACGAGGTAACGATCCTCTGCCCGATCACCGATGCTGACGATCTGGAGCTGGACACCCTGCGTGCGCTCGGCAACATCACCTGCGTCCCCCACCCCTGGACGCCGCGGCATCCGGCCAATCGCACCAAGCGCAGGCTGCAGGTGCGATCGATCTCGTCGCGCAAGTCGTTTGTTGAGCTATCGACCTGGTCCGAGTCTATGCAGGGCGTGCTGGATCGCCTCTTTCTCACGCGCAACATTGATTGCATCCTTTATGAATCCACGCGAACGGCGCTGTTCCAGCCACCGCGCCCCTGCCCAACAGTGATCGATGCCCACGATGTCGAAGCCGAGCTGCTCTTGCGCGTGGCGCGGAACGCGGACAGCGACATCGAGCGATCGCTGAAGCTGGCCGAAGCACGGAAGGTCACCCAACTGGAGCGCCGCCTGTGGCGCTCGGCAGACGTCGTCGTCGCTACGTCAGACCGCGACGCCGCGTCCATTGCCGCAGCTTCTGGAGCGACGACGCGTGTCGTGCCCAATGGCACTGATGTCGCTGCGTTCGCACGCCCGACCGATGCGGAGCGTCGCAACGACATCGTCTTCACTGGCGTCATGCGTCACCAGCCGAACAGCGACGCGGCACGCTGGTACCTGGACGAGATTGAACCGCTCGTTCGCGAGCGCATGCCGGGAGCGCGAACCGTGTTCGTCGGAGCAGACCCGCCGGACTGGCTGCTCGCCCGCGCCACCGACGAGGTCGTCGTCACCGGAAGAGTCGCGGACATTCGCCCGTGGCTGTGGTCGGCTGCGGTCGCGATCGTGCCACTACGCTCCGGCGGAGGCACGCGCCTGAAGATTTTCGAGGCACTCGCCGCCGGAGCCCCAGTCGTCTCGACCACGATCGGGGCCGAGGGTATCCCGGGCATTGACCGCACAACGCTGCTGGCCGACGAACCGCAGGCGTTCGCAAATGCGGTTGTTACTGCCATGGCGGACCCCGAACAAGCGCAGATTCTGCGCGACAATGGAGCGCAACTCGTCCGCGAATACGACTGGTCAACGATCAGCATGCGAATGAACGAGGCAATCGACACGGCGATTGAGCACGGTCAACGACGGGAGCAGGCAGGACAGCATACGCCGATCGACTGGTCTGGCCGACTCTGGAAGAGGGGATAG
- a CDS encoding arginase family protein, which translates to MSENLKWPRKPSDPVVGMQLPRHYGSVPTLFGAPPARTPSDLAGSDIVFLGVPWQAPVPDSRIGAAGSNYFGTNLTPSTFRTNSVKYGGYLPELDIDVFERLGLVDYGDVEISNDHATTFATTGDRVTEIIRAGAIPFTLGGNSGPSTYGVLKAVAAAAQGPVAVINFDAHHDNLTGEIEEDDPRLPRWGSTWARRILDLPNVDPARYTHVGLRGPRNDRDVIQRFLDKGVQRDNIITYWQIARARRQNYEEWIASVMGKSIGGADKVWLAVDPDVLDIGESGDFGDEPLGLSVAEVCWGAYEVGKAAGRDRFGGIAFMAMPFDAMRLHWCMLYVFLYAMAGVVASMDGDAHGNE; encoded by the coding sequence ATGAGCGAGAACTTGAAGTGGCCACGCAAGCCATCTGATCCAGTTGTTGGGATGCAGTTGCCGCGCCACTACGGCAGCGTTCCGACGCTCTTCGGAGCGCCACCGGCCCGAACGCCAAGCGACCTGGCCGGCAGCGACATCGTGTTCCTCGGAGTGCCGTGGCAAGCGCCGGTGCCCGACTCACGCATTGGCGCGGCAGGCTCCAACTACTTCGGTACGAACCTCACGCCGAGCACGTTCCGAACCAACTCCGTCAAGTACGGTGGCTACCTGCCGGAGCTGGACATTGATGTCTTCGAGCGCCTGGGTCTGGTCGATTATGGCGATGTTGAGATATCGAACGATCACGCCACCACATTCGCTACGACCGGCGATCGCGTCACTGAGATCATCCGGGCGGGCGCGATCCCCTTCACGCTTGGCGGGAATTCCGGCCCGTCGACCTACGGCGTTCTGAAAGCGGTTGCCGCGGCAGCGCAGGGGCCGGTTGCCGTTATCAACTTCGATGCCCACCACGACAACCTGACCGGCGAGATCGAGGAGGACGACCCGCGCTTGCCGCGCTGGGGATCGACCTGGGCACGGCGCATTCTCGACCTGCCGAATGTCGATCCTGCTCGCTACACCCATGTCGGTCTCCGTGGGCCGCGCAACGACCGCGATGTAATTCAGCGATTCCTCGATAAGGGCGTCCAGCGCGACAACATCATCACCTACTGGCAAATCGCACGGGCGCGCCGTCAGAATTATGAGGAGTGGATCGCCTCGGTGATGGGGAAGTCGATTGGCGGGGCGGACAAAGTCTGGCTCGCTGTCGATCCAGATGTACTGGATATCGGCGAGTCTGGCGACTTCGGCGACGAGCCGCTGGGGCTGTCGGTGGCAGAAGTCTGCTGGGGGGCGTACGAGGTCGGCAAAGCGGCCGGCCGCGACCGCTTCGGCGGCATCGCCTTCATGGCCATGCCATTCGACGCAATGCGGCTCCACTGGTGCATGTTGTATGTATTCCTCTATGCAATGGCCGGAGTCGTTGCGTCAATGGACGGAGATGCACATGGCAACGAATAG
- the hpaD gene encoding 3,4-dihydroxyphenylacetate 2,3-dioxygenase, whose protein sequence is MSSTSTGVQIQRGRPTPRSGANIIRSAHGEFHVTDLDRAHAFYVDALGFVLTERTSDALYLRGFEERDHHSLVLRNGATPGASHLAFKVATEDDLDRLAHFAAAAGIRTIEVPEGQDPGHGRAVRFHDPFGLPLEFVAQMQQEERLLQRFDLYRGAQVMRFDHFNCQLPNVSDAYAWYSAELGFGCSEYTVSDDGRLWAAWLQRKQNVHDLALMNGTGPRVHHFGFWVTDPMSVLRACDVLAASGWAESIERGPGRHGLSNAFFLYLRDPDGNRIELYASDYLLSDPDWEPIRWTLNDPRRATFWGHMAPPSWFDEAACCFSFESGEALPMSAGMLQDRPDHVT, encoded by the coding sequence GTGAGCTCAACATCAACAGGTGTGCAGATTCAACGCGGCAGGCCGACGCCGAGATCAGGCGCGAACATCATCCGGTCGGCGCACGGTGAATTCCATGTCACTGACCTTGACCGAGCCCATGCGTTCTATGTCGATGCCCTTGGATTCGTCCTGACGGAGCGGACGAGCGACGCGCTCTATCTGCGTGGGTTTGAAGAGCGCGACCATCACTCGCTGGTCCTGCGGAACGGAGCGACTCCGGGAGCCAGCCACCTCGCGTTCAAGGTTGCGACGGAGGATGATCTCGATCGCCTGGCGCATTTCGCGGCAGCGGCAGGGATTCGGACGATCGAGGTGCCGGAGGGTCAGGACCCGGGACACGGGCGTGCAGTGCGCTTTCACGATCCGTTCGGCCTGCCTCTCGAGTTCGTCGCGCAGATGCAGCAGGAGGAGCGCCTGTTGCAGCGCTTCGATCTGTATCGCGGCGCGCAGGTGATGCGCTTCGACCACTTCAATTGCCAGCTGCCGAACGTCTCGGATGCATATGCCTGGTATTCGGCCGAGCTCGGCTTTGGATGCTCGGAGTACACCGTCTCCGACGATGGTCGGCTCTGGGCTGCCTGGCTGCAACGCAAGCAGAACGTCCACGATCTGGCACTGATGAATGGCACCGGCCCGCGTGTCCACCACTTCGGGTTCTGGGTCACCGATCCGATGTCGGTGCTGCGGGCGTGTGATGTGCTGGCTGCGTCGGGTTGGGCGGAATCGATCGAGCGCGGCCCGGGACGCCACGGCCTCTCGAACGCGTTCTTCCTGTATTTGCGGGATCCGGACGGCAATCGGATCGAGTTGTACGCCAGCGACTACCTGCTGTCCGACCCGGATTGGGAGCCGATCCGCTGGACGCTCAACGATCCACGGCGCGCGACCTTCTGGGGTCACATGGCTCCGCCCTCGTGGTTTGACGAAGCTGCCTGCTGCTTCTCGTTCGAGAGCGGCGAGGCGCTGCCGATGTCAGCTGGGATGTTGCAGGATCGTCCCGATCACGTGACCTAG